A region from the Cannabis sativa cultivar Pink pepper isolate KNU-18-1 chromosome 9, ASM2916894v1, whole genome shotgun sequence genome encodes:
- the LOC115724045 gene encoding cytosolic sulfotransferase 5-like: MSKEASQHFSNSSTSCGQNTDDDDDNNNKDNKESVVLDLLVISELPKSDGWKKQGITLYQNCWFPSNLLPNVIAFQKNFKAKYEDIIMASFPKSGTTWLKSLLFSILNRHKYYYNNNNHNNDNENPLLTTISHHLVPAFEFQFYSNYPENVHDLDTMPSPRLVSTHIPYASLPDSINKFSKSRIIYISRNPLDVIVSFWHFANGHPERLSREWTVEYFVDMFCKGDITFGPYWEHVLGYWKASLARPENVLFLKYEDLKKDSVGQLKKIAKFVGMPFSQEEENDGVVEQILEMCSLSKLKNLDVNKYGEVRPNIHNKIFFRKGQVGDWINHLTPSMVERVKNIIIEKLNDSGLSFKL, from the exons ATGTCAAAGGAAGCATCACAACATTTTTCAAACAGTTCTACAAGTTGTGGCCAAAATACTGATGACGACGacgacaacaacaacaaagaCAACAAAGAATCAGTCGTACTAGACTTATTGGTTATTTCGGAGCTGCCTAAATCGGATGGTTGGAAAAAACAAGGTATA ACTTTATACCAAAATTGTTGGTTCCCATCCAATCTCCTTCCCAATGTGATTGCCTTCCAAAAAAACTTCAAAGCCAAATATGAAGACATAATCATGGCTTCTTTTCCCAAATCAGGCACAACTTGGCTCAAATCCCTTTTGTTTTCCATTCTCAATCGCCACAAATattactataataataataatcataataatgaCAATGAAAATCCCTTACTCACCACAATCTCTCACCACCTCGTGCCAGCTTTCGAGTTCCAATTTTATTCCAATTATCCCGAAAATGTCCATGATCTCGATACTATGCCAAGTCCTCGTTTGGTGTCCACACACATTCCTTATGCATCTCTTCCTGATTCTATTAACAAATTTTCCAAGTCTCGAATTATTTACATCAGTCGAAACCCTCTTGATGTGATCGTGTCTTTCTGGCATTTTGCAAACGGTCATCCAGAGCGTCTCTCGCGCGAGTGGACTGTTGAATATTTTGTGGACATGTTTTGTAAGGGGGACATTACCTTTGGGCCTTATTGGGAGCATGTTTTAGGGTACTGGAAAGCAAGTTTAGCGAGGCCTGAGAATGTGTTGTTTTTGAAATACGAAGACCTAAAAAAAGACAGTGTTGGTCAACTTAAAAAGATAGCAAAGTTCGTAGGAATGCCTTTCTCCCAAGAGGAAGAGAATGATGGAGTTGTTGAGCAAATATTGGAGATGTGTAGTTTGAGTAAATTGAAGAATTTGGATGTGAATAAGTATGGTGAAGTAAGGCCAAACATTCATAATAAAATTTTCTTTAGAAAAGGTCAAGTTGGTGATTGGATTAATCATCTTACTCCATCTATGGTAGAGCgtgtaaaaaatataattatagaaAAATTGAATGATTCTGGTCTGTCATTCAAACTGTAG
- the LOC133031100 gene encoding uncharacterized protein LOC133031100 — MKVPDGYSSNVRNLVCMEELKLMGMKSHDCHTLMQQLLPIAIRSVLPKKVRQTLTKVCIFFNQLCGKELEMKKLNSLHDDIVKTLCNLEKYFPPSFFDIMIHLMVHLVREAKLCGPVWARWMYPFERNMKVLKGYVRNHNRPEACMVECYISEEAVEFCTEYIAGVDAIGLSKPRNHSNGVDRGLRGKGSMVTVSRSELDQAHLLVLENNPEVQPYITDHLELLQSMIPTKVKNKQRWVLEEHRKTFIGWLKNTILAIDHGVSKELEYISFGPDTQVVKHHAYIVGGKRFHTKERDDARTVQNSGVSIVAEAMHFASTKDRNPVQSTMTYYGVVDEIWELDYGLLRIPLLKCSWVENKGGVRTDELGFTLVDLSKRGSKNDPFIMATQAKQVFYITDPIDSKWSVVLRTPERQHLDNENEEENVDLCHDSFVDHQRIHEQVDELNDTYEDDDDEYIRSDVSEGIWVDCASSKKKRKRVK, encoded by the exons ATGAAAGTGCCTGATGGGTATTCATCTAACGTTCGAAACTTAGTGTGTATGGAAGAATTAAAGTTAATGGGTATGAAATCGCATGATTGTCACACGTTAATGCAACAATTACTTCCAATTGCCATTCGATCAGTCTTACCTAAAAAAGTTCGACAAACTTTGACAAAGGTTTGCATATTCTTTAATCAATTGTGTGGGAAAGAATTAGAAATGAAGAAATTGAATTCATTGCATGATGACATAGTTAAAACTCTATGCAATCTTGAAAAATATTTCCCTCCATCATTCTTTGACATCATGATACATTTGATGGTCCATCTAGTAAGAGAAGCGAAGTTGTGTGGGCCAGTTTGggcgagatggatgtatccatttgaaCGAAATATGAAGGTATTGAAAGGTTACGTGCGTAATCACAATCGGCCTGAAGCTTGTATGGTTGAGTGTTATATATCAGAGGAGGCAGTGGAATTTTGCACGGAGTACATAGCAGGAGTTGATGCAATCGGACTTAGCAAGCCACGAAATCATTCAAACGGGGTTGATAGAGGATTACGAGGGAAAGGATCAATGGTGACTGTATCTAGATCGGAATTGGATCAAGCTCATTTGCTTGTGCTTGAGAATAACCCTGAAGTCCAACCATATATAAC TGATCACTTGGAATTATTACAATCAATGATTCCAACTAAGGTCAAGAATAAACAGAGATGGGTACTAGAGGAGCATCGTAAAACATTTATTGGATGGTTAAAGAATACCATTCTAGCTATTGATCATGGTGTGTCGAAAGAGTTAGAATACATATCGTTTGGACCAGATACTCAAGTAGTAAAGCATCATGCTTACATTGTGGGGGGGAAAAGATTTCATACAAAGGAAAGAGATGATGCTCGAACGGTTCAAAATAGTGGAGTAAGTATTGTTGCAGAAGCAATGCATTTTGCATCAACAAAGGACAGAAACCCGGTGCAATCCACTATGACATATTACGGGGTTGTTGATGAAATTTGGGAGCTTGATTATGGATTGCTTCGAATTCCACTTCTTAAATGCTCTTGGGTGGAGAATAAAGGCGGAGTTAGAACAGACGAACTTGGTTTCACTTTGGTTGATTTAAGCAAAAGAGGTAGCAAGAACGATCCTTTTATCATGGCTACCCAAGCGAAACAAGTATTTTACATAACTGATCCCATTGATTCTAAATGGTCAGTTGTTTTACGGACACCAGAGCGACAACATTTAGATAacgaaaatgaagaagaaaatgtTGATTTATGTCATGATAGTTTTGTTGATCATCAACGGATACACGAACAAGTCGATGAACTCAATGATACatatgaagatgatgatgatgaatacATTAGAAGCGATGTTAGTGAAGGGATATGGGTTGATTGTGCATcatctaaaaagaaaagaaaacgtgtTAAATGA
- the LOC115723079 gene encoding uncharacterized protein LOC115723079: protein MTKQKDANKPKGRGRTKKNDINNLKAQGRKTKLEWNEKGEPIGTAYADMQSWIGVKARSTVPLTYDDWRHVDSKLKEKIWKDTYDAFELPETYKPKLLSDAGKMMKSFKKLLTRTIILPIAKSGRIEELRATPEKYPELNNKDWNEFVLTRLTPEFLALSEAQVARARMNLSHHRSSRRGMPNVEQDLKKELGVDNVERYQLWMRARTKNNILIAEYDKEIEQKINELKEKVSTGEIEAKGRNDILTQALGIPKHPVVSFAKISTVFGRTQRKKRVEVNVDSEHVAEIKRLKAEIERLKAEKKCTNRRASSLRQ, encoded by the exons ATGACAAAGCAAAAGGATGCAAATAAGCCAAAAGGACGAGGCAGGACAAAAAAGAATGACATCAACAATCTGAAAGCTCAAGGACGCAAGACAAAACTAGAGTGGAATGAGAAAGGAGAACCTATAGGAACAGCATATGCAGATATGCAATCATGGATTGGGGTTAAAGCAAGATCTACAGTCCCTCTAACTTATGATGATTGGAGACATGTAGATTCGAAACTCAAGGAGAAAATATGGAAAGACACATAC GATGCTTTCGAGCTTCCAGAAACGTATAAGCCTAAACTACTATCAGATGCGgggaaaatgatgaaaagtttcaagaagcTCCTGACCCGGACGATTATCCTCCCGATTGCTAAAAGTGGTAGGATAGAAGAACTTCGTGCTACTCCAGAGAAGTATCCAGAACTTAACAATAAAGACTGGAATGAATTTGTTCTAACTCGTCTTACCCCTGAATTTCTG GCTTTGAGTGAAGCGCAAGTCGCCAGAGCCAGGATGAATCTATCTCATCATCGTTCATCTCGTAGAGGCATGCCCAACGTCGAACAAGATTTG aaaaaagaaCTCGGTGTTGACAATGTTGAGAGATACCAACTCTGGATGAGAGCACGGACAAAGAACAATATTTTGATCGCAGAATATGACAAGGAAATTGAGCAGAAAATA AATGAATTAAAAGAGAAAGTTAGTACTGGTGAAATCGAAGCTAAGGGTCGGAATGATATCTTAACGCAAGCTTTAGGCATACCTAAGCACCCAGTCGT GTCATTTGCCAAGATTTCTACCGTGTTTGGTAGAactcaaagaaagaaaagagttGAGGTCAATGTCGATAGTGAACATGTCGCTGAAATCAAAAGATTAAAAGCTGAAATTGAAAGGCTAAAAGCAGAAAAAAAATGCACAAACAGAAGAGCTTCAAGCCTTAGACaatga
- the LOC115724152 gene encoding uncharacterized protein LOC115724152 isoform X1: MDYEDVSQSVKLCSDNIDNVVAEGVIIEAVGYFSYHGDIITNDYARVQITQVIQGEAEIPYPRGAIRYVCDACNKLVPWPRELILTEEGSLIKKLHSSNNSKGKEKCKGKEKIVEHLDSTKSYEKFIAEVLDKTHISLQAMFLEYMRVKGKNEFVRVPVNPSLFYRVHIYITSEDVIQVATQDELTGSAMLFGLRCIWENLNQRQKELYKFYDVELLSYNNEQDKVIAINQLSIWLNTMTHVGQYYFIPWNIG; this comes from the exons ATGGACTATGAGGATGTAAGTCAAAGTGTAAAATTATGTTCGGATAACATTGACAATGTTGTGGCTGAGGGTGTCATAATTGAGGCAGTTGGTTACTTTTCATATCATGGTGACATAATTACAAATGATTATGCACGGGTTCAAATCACACAAGTTATTCAAGGGGAAGCTGAAATCCCATATCCAAGAGGTGCAATACGCTATGTTTGTGATGCATGTAACAAATTGGTTCCTTGGCCTAGGGAATTGATTTTGACTGAAGAG GGTTCTCTAATTAAGAAGCTTCATAGTTCAAACAACTCGAAGGGGAAAGAGAAATGTAAAGGAAAAGAGAAGATAGTGGAACATCTTGATTCCACTAAatcttatgagaaattcattgcAGAGGTACTTGACAAGACTCATATTTCTCTTCAGGCCATGTTCTTGGAATATATGAGAGTAAAAGGTAAAAATGAGTTTGTGAGGGTTCCTGTTAACCCATCCTTATTCTACCGAGTTCACATCTACATAACTTCCGAAGATGTCATACAAGTGGCCACCCAAGATGAACTTACGGGTTCAGCTATGCTATTTGGACTAAG ATGCATTTgggaaaatttaaatcaaagacAAAAAGAGTTATACAAGTTTTATGATGTCGAGCTTCTTAGTTATAACAATGAGCAGGACAAGGTGATAGCCATCAATCAATTATCAATTTGGTTAAACACTATGACTCATGTAGGACAATACTATTTTATACCATGGAACATAGGGTAA
- the LOC115724152 gene encoding uncharacterized protein LOC115724152 isoform X2 produces the protein MDYEDVSQSVKLCSDNIDNVVAEGVIIEAVGYFSYHGDIITNDYARVQITQVIQGEAEIPYPRGAIRYVCDACNKLVPWPRELILTEEGSLIKKLHSSNNSKGKEKCKGKEKIVEHLDSTKSYEKFIAEVLDKTHISLQAMFLEYMRVKGKNEFVRVPVNPSLFYRVHIYITSEDVIQVATQDELTGSAMLFGLRCIWENLNQRQKELYKFYDVELLSYNNEQDKQALDVDYSNDIGKSCILKPA, from the exons ATGGACTATGAGGATGTAAGTCAAAGTGTAAAATTATGTTCGGATAACATTGACAATGTTGTGGCTGAGGGTGTCATAATTGAGGCAGTTGGTTACTTTTCATATCATGGTGACATAATTACAAATGATTATGCACGGGTTCAAATCACACAAGTTATTCAAGGGGAAGCTGAAATCCCATATCCAAGAGGTGCAATACGCTATGTTTGTGATGCATGTAACAAATTGGTTCCTTGGCCTAGGGAATTGATTTTGACTGAAGAG GGTTCTCTAATTAAGAAGCTTCATAGTTCAAACAACTCGAAGGGGAAAGAGAAATGTAAAGGAAAAGAGAAGATAGTGGAACATCTTGATTCCACTAAatcttatgagaaattcattgcAGAGGTACTTGACAAGACTCATATTTCTCTTCAGGCCATGTTCTTGGAATATATGAGAGTAAAAGGTAAAAATGAGTTTGTGAGGGTTCCTGTTAACCCATCCTTATTCTACCGAGTTCACATCTACATAACTTCCGAAGATGTCATACAAGTGGCCACCCAAGATGAACTTACGGGTTCAGCTATGCTATTTGGACTAAG ATGCATTTgggaaaatttaaatcaaagacAAAAAGAGTTATACAAGTTTTATGATGTCGAGCTTCTTAGTTATAACAATGAGCAGGACAAG CAAGCATTGGATGTTGATTATAGCAATGACATCGGGAAGAGTTGTATTCTTAAACCCGCTTAA
- the LOC115724046 gene encoding cytosolic sulfotransferase 5-like, with the protein MAKETTKYFSNEENNNGDESLESIISQLPKANSWSKYGITLYQNCWFPSNMIPNIISFQKQFKAEDEDIIVASFPKSGTTWLISLLFSILNRNQHYDQHPLLSTNPHDLVPSLEFSIYSNPNFYDLSTMSNPRLVSTHMPYASLSDSIKSSSKSRIVYISRNPLDVIVSYWYYVNDLSDHSHTNKCTIEDFVDMFCSGENSFGPYWDHILGFWKASLDNPKKVLFLKYEEMKKDSIGQAKRIAKFIGLPFTQEEENNNGVMDQILEMCSFNKLKDLNVNKQGKFKPHLDNKFFFRKGETGDWINHLSPSMVERVNKITQEKLNGSGLSFIENMA; encoded by the coding sequence ATGGCAAAGGAGACCACCAAATATTTTTCCaatgaagaaaataataatGGCGATGAATCACTAGAATCGATTATATCTCAGCTACCCAAAGCCAATAGTTGGTCAAAATATGGTATAACCTTATACCAAAATTGTTGGTTTCCATCCAATATGATTCCCAACATCATCTCCTTTCAAAAACAATTCAAAGCCGAAGATGAAGATATAATCGTTGCTTCATTTCCTAAATCAGGCACCACTTGGCTCATTTCTCTTCTATTTTCCATTCTTAACCGCAACCAACACTATGATCAACACCCCTTGCTCTCCACAAACCCTCATGATCTTGTGCCTTCTTTAGAGTTTTCCATTTATTCCAATCCCAACTTCTATGACTTGAGTACTATGTCAAACCCTCGTTTGGTCTCCACACATATGCCATATGCATCTCTTTCTGATTCTATCAAGTCTTCTTCTAAGTCTCGTATTGTCTACATTAGTCGAAACCCTCTTGATGTCATCGTATCGTATTGGTATTATGTAAACGATCTTTCAGACCATAGTCACACAAACAAATGTACTATTGAAGATTTTGTGGACATGTTTTGTAGTGGAGAGAATAGTTTTGGGCCTTATTGGGATCATATTTTAGGGTTTTGGAAAGCAAGTTTGGACAACCctaaaaaagtattatttttgaAGTATGAAGAGATGAAGAAGGATAGTATTGGTCAAGCTAAAAGGATTGCAAAGTTCATTGGGCTTCCTTTCACTCAAGAGGAAGAAAATAATAATGGAGTTATGGACCAAATATTGGAGATGTGTAGTTTTAATAAACTAAAAGATTTAAATGTGAATAAACAAGGCAAATTTAAGCCTCACCTAGATAATAAATTCTTCTTTAGAAAAGGGGAAACAGGTGATTGGATCAATCATCTTAGTCCATCTATGGTAGAGCGGGTGAACAAAATAACTCAAGAAAAATTGAATGGTTCTGGTCTATCATTCATTGAAAATATGGCCTag
- the LOC115723333 gene encoding protein SRG1-like: MEFNSSRLVVPSVQELAKDPNMVSIPSRYIQHHQNSQSNNVITNFVSLDDQIPVINFQNLFLADDQSELSNLHSACKDWGFFQLVNHGISDSLIEKVKKGIEELFNLPVEEKKKLCQLPGDIEGFGQSFVFTEEQKLDWNDYLLIFTLPLALRKPHLFPNLPTTLKESLEIYSLELAKLARDLICQMEKILGIKNNEISNLFEDGMQFYSINCYPRCPEPEKVIGLTHHSDGGCLTFLLHVNQVQGLQVKKDGMWLPINPLPNAFVVNIGDILEILTNGIYRSIEHRATVNSTHERLSVATFHNISVDSMIGPAKSLINEKNPALYRTLPNKEYFKGLFSRELDGKNYIDSMKL, translated from the exons atGGAATTTAACAGCTCTCGTTTGGTTGTGCCAAGTGTTCAAGAACTGGCAAAGGATCCAAACATGGTGAGCATCCCATCAAGATACATTCAACATCATCAAAATAGTCAATCAAATAATGTTATCACCAATTTTGTTTCTCTTGATGATCAAATCCCAGTTATCAATTTCCAAAATCTGTTTCTTGCTGATGATCAATCTGAACTCTCTAACCTCCACTCAGCTTGCAAGGACTGGGGCTTCTTCCAG tTGGTAAACCATGGAATAAGTGATTCTTTGATAGAGAAAGTAAAGAAAGGAATTGAAGAGCTGTTCAATTTGCCagtagaagaaaagaaaaagctatGCCAGCTTCCGGGAGACATAGAAGGCTTTGGACAATCTTTCGTTTTCACCGAAGAACAAAAGCTTGATTGGAATGATTACTTATTGATTTTTACCTTACCACTTGCTTTGAGGAAGCCTCACTTGTTTCCAAACCTTCCTACCACTTTGAAGGAAAGTTTGGAAATTTATTCATTAGAACTGGCAAAGCTTGCCAGAGATCTAATTTGCCAGATGGAGAAGATTCTTGGAATCAAAAACAacgaaatttcaaatttatttgaaGATGGAATGCAGTTTTATAGTATCAATTGTTACCCTCGATGTCCCGAGCCAGAGAAAGTTATAGGCCTCACCCATCACTCGGATGGGGGATGCCTTACCTTTCTCCTTCATGTCAACCAAGTACAAGGCCTCCAAGTCAAGAAAGATGGCATGTGGCTCCCTATCAACCCTCTCCCAAATGCTTTTGTTGTCAATATTGGAGATATACTAGAG attttaacaAATGGAATATATCGTAGTATTGAGCATAGAGCAACAGTAAACTCTACACATGAAAGACTCTCTGTTGCCACATTCCATAATATAAGTGTAGATTCAATGATAGGCCCAGCCAAAAGCTTGATCAACGAAAAAAATCCTGCCCTATACAGAACATTGCCAAATAAAGAATATTTCAAGGGTTTATTTTCACGTGAGCTTGATGGAAAAAATTACATTGATTCTATGAAGCTATAA